Genomic segment of Streptomyces sp. NA02950:
TCAACCGGTCGCGTGGCCTTTCGGCCGCGCGGCCGGTTCCGTGTGGTGTCTTGTTCCTGACGCCGCGGTGCCCGGGCAAAAACCCGTTGCGCCGTCGCCCGCTCCGTCCGTACGGTGCCAGGGTCACGGCGGAGATCCGTGGTGCACACGGCCCGCACGGGCGCACTTGGGAGGAGGACACCGATGGGCGGCAGTCCCGGCATCGGCGTGTCCACCCACGTCATCACCCGCGGCTGTGCCGGGGTGGCGTGTGTGTGCGCCTATGCCCTGCTCACCCGCCGTCCGCGGCGCGGCCCCGGTGCCCTGGCCGGCCCGGACGCGCCCAGCCTCTCCACGAGTCTGTGATCCGCCCGTTGTCGTAAGCGACCTGTCGTGGTCAGCGAACGGTTGTCATGAGCGACCGGCTCCGCTTTCGCCGCTGATCGTCTCCACGGGTGTCCGCTCATCTCCCCGAGCGGCCGATCTCCCGCTTCCGTATGCCCTCGGCCAGGGCCCCCGCCAGTTCAGGAATCATTCGTTCCGGACGGGCGGCAGGGCCCGTCCGGCGCTGCCGTCACCGCTGCCTCCGCCGTCCGTCCGGCTCCGGAAGGACCGTGGCCGTGGCCCGCAATCGACACCGTTCCCCCGCGTCCCGTCGCACCGCTCGCGACCGGGCGCGGCGCACCCTCTCGCAGAACTTCCTGGCCGACCCGGGCGCGGTGGCCCGGGTGGTCCGCGCCGCCCGCCCCGGCCCCGGCGATCTCCTGGTGGAGGTCGGCGCGGGCAAGGGCGTGCTCACCGAGGCGCTGGCTCCGCTCTGCCGCGAGCTGATCAGCTATGAGATCGACCGCCATCTGATCGCGGGGCTGCGCGAGCGGCTCGCCCCGTACCCGGCGGTGCGCGTCGTCCACCGGGACTTCCTGACCGCCCATCCGCCGCGCGAACCCTTCGCCCTGGTGGGCAATGTGCCCTACGCCCGTACCTCGGACATCGTCGAATGGGCCCTGCGGGCGCCCCGGCTGACCTCGGCGACCCTGATGACCCAGCTCGAGTACGCCCGCAAGCGCACCGGGGACTTCGGCCGCTGGAGCCTGCTGACCGTACGGACCTGGCCCGAGGTGGAGTGGCGGCTGTGCGGCCGGGTGGCACGGACCGCCTTCCGGCCGGTACCCGCGGTGGACGGCGGGATCATGCGGCTGATCCGCCGTCCGCGGCCGCTGCTGCCGGACGCGGAGCAACGCGCCTCCTACGCGGGTCTGGTGGAGCTGGGCTTCTCCGGCGTCGGCGGTTCGCTGCACGCGTCCCTGCGCCGGGTCTGCCCCGCCCGGCGGCTGACCGCCGCGTTCCGGCGGGCGGGGCTGGAGCGGGAGGTGGTG
This window contains:
- the erm gene encoding ErmE/ErmH/ErmO/ErmR family 23S rRNA (adenine(2058)-N(6))-methyltransferase, with the protein product MARNRHRSPASRRTARDRARRTLSQNFLADPGAVARVVRAARPGPGDLLVEVGAGKGVLTEALAPLCRELISYEIDRHLIAGLRERLAPYPAVRVVHRDFLTAHPPREPFALVGNVPYARTSDIVEWALRAPRLTSATLMTQLEYARKRTGDFGRWSLLTVRTWPEVEWRLCGRVARTAFRPVPAVDGGIMRLIRRPRPLLPDAEQRASYAGLVELGFSGVGGSLHASLRRVCPARRLTAAFRRAGLEREVVVGHVTPPQWLVLAQDLTGVAGVAEAATGAGRGGTAASKESKVRAKSRVDSSSL